The Thermoplasmata archaeon genome includes a region encoding these proteins:
- a CDS encoding ABC transporter permease: protein MDSNWTEPWLFVLYSIIKPVAGAFILVLMYVVFVAIGRPQGDPDAFSYMYVGNSFFIFVASVLFGTFQVIQSDREWYQTIRYVYISPISYYVYILGRAASKIAVSVFAVAITLVFGVMFLGVQLHLALTDVPLFLVSTILGLSVLLAIGICLGGISFLTAKHTHGLAEGIPGLFYVFCGVLFPLSVLPDWGQAIGRAIPLTYWFDITRRLLTSPSTSTSTVNTTLQGFDPPTILLFLVVSSVGFFGLSILIYKVGEYFARKAGKIDMTTSY, encoded by the coding sequence ATGGACTCGAACTGGACGGAGCCGTGGCTCTTCGTCCTGTACTCCATTATCAAGCCGGTCGCCGGCGCATTCATCCTCGTCCTCATGTACGTCGTGTTCGTCGCGATCGGACGGCCCCAGGGCGACCCCGATGCGTTCTCCTATATGTACGTCGGGAACTCCTTCTTCATCTTCGTCGCGTCCGTGCTCTTCGGCACGTTCCAAGTGATTCAGTCGGATCGGGAATGGTACCAAACGATTCGGTACGTGTACATCTCGCCAATCTCGTACTATGTGTACATCTTGGGTCGAGCGGCATCCAAGATCGCGGTCTCGGTGTTCGCGGTCGCGATCACCTTGGTGTTCGGCGTCATGTTCCTCGGGGTCCAATTGCACTTGGCCCTGACCGATGTTCCGTTGTTTCTCGTCAGCACGATCCTCGGTTTGTCGGTCCTCCTGGCGATCGGCATCTGCCTCGGCGGGATCTCGTTCTTGACGGCAAAACACACCCATGGTCTCGCGGAAGGCATCCCCGGGCTGTTCTACGTCTTCTGCGGGGTCCTGTTCCCGCTCTCCGTCCTTCCGGATTGGGGCCAAGCCATTGGCCGCGCGATTCCGCTGACCTACTGGTTCGACATCACCCGGCGTCTCCTCACGTCGCCTTCGACGTCGACCTCGACGGTGAACACGACTCTCCAAGGGTTCGACCCGCCGACCATTCTGTTGTTTCTCGTGGTGTCGTCCGTCGGTTTCTTCGGCCTCAGCATCCTCATTTACAAGGTCGGGGAATACTTTGCCCGGAAAGCCGGCAAGATCGACATGACGACGTCCTACTGA
- a CDS encoding enoyl-CoA hydratase-related protein has protein sequence MPGFVKTEMEDRLAIVTINRPDALNALNSTVLRELSMAIEHLSMAADVGAIILTGAGDKAFVAGADIKEMANLSGLEMQRFSEMGRRLGDTMASCNKPILAAINGYALGGGCELALACDIRIASERAKIAQPEVNVGIIPGFGGSQRLPRIVGPGWAAELIYTGETIDAATAERIGLVNRVVPADRLLEEAKALARKILEKSPAAIALAKACLRSAMEMPLSAGLDFETSAFGVVGSTRDKAEGMQAFIEKRKPTWTGA, from the coding sequence ATGCCCGGCTTCGTCAAGACGGAGATGGAGGACCGCCTCGCGATCGTCACAATCAACCGACCCGACGCCCTGAACGCGCTCAACTCGACGGTCTTGCGCGAGCTCTCGATGGCGATCGAGCATCTGTCGATGGCCGCAGACGTCGGCGCGATCATCCTGACCGGAGCGGGGGACAAGGCGTTCGTCGCCGGCGCCGACATCAAAGAGATGGCGAACCTCTCCGGCCTCGAAATGCAGCGTTTCTCGGAGATGGGCCGCCGGCTCGGGGACACGATGGCGTCGTGCAACAAGCCGATCCTCGCGGCAATCAACGGCTACGCGCTCGGCGGCGGCTGCGAGCTCGCCCTCGCGTGCGACATCCGGATCGCCTCGGAGCGCGCGAAGATCGCGCAGCCGGAAGTGAACGTCGGCATCATCCCGGGCTTCGGCGGCAGCCAGCGCCTGCCGCGGATCGTCGGCCCGGGATGGGCGGCCGAACTCATCTACACGGGGGAGACGATCGACGCCGCCACGGCGGAGCGCATCGGGCTCGTGAACCGGGTCGTGCCCGCGGACCGCCTGCTCGAGGAGGCGAAGGCGCTGGCTCGGAAGATCCTGGAGAAGAGCCCCGCGGCGATCGCCCTCGCGAAGGCATGCCTGCGATCGGCGATGGAGATGCCTCTCTCGGCGGGATTGGACTTCGAGACCTCCGCGTTCGGCGTCGTCGGGTCGACGCGCGACAAGGCGGAAGGCATGCAGGCGTTCATCGAGAAGCGAAAGCCGACGTGGACCGGCGCCTGA
- a CDS encoding 30S ribosomal protein S17e: MGNIRPTYIKRVAIELAKLYPNEFTDDFDHNKAKVSELTDVRSVLMRNRIAGYITRYRQRIAA, encoded by the coding sequence TTGGGCAACATCCGGCCGACGTACATCAAGCGAGTCGCGATCGAGCTGGCGAAGCTCTATCCGAACGAGTTCACAGACGACTTCGACCACAACAAGGCGAAGGTCTCCGAACTGACCGACGTGCGGAGCGTCCTGATGCGCAACCGGATCGCCGGGTACATCACCCGCTACCGGCAACGGATCGCCGCGTAG
- a CDS encoding ABC transporter permease gives MSVASVRRTDLRYRIGLNLRAVVGRSYPRIVGANREPSWIFFEALLPLLGIAAYVFIYQFFGNQALAVINKATLTAPFGMCGSNPCADAAQQAQYAAAVHSNTNALVASVVLGGTMVAFWLNVLWSMASQLYWEKEIGNLQLYMMAPMNRMALLGGMAVGGMVMTSMRAVSTLIAGVFVFGVIFQVANPLMLLAVFFATLIALYGLGMMFASLYLLWGREAWNLSALMEEPIFFSSGFYFPLGGLFRIPGWGPAVAIAGSFIPASIGLDALRQLTLGSTAFGGSLWIFNVTTELEILVGMAVLFLILARYCLAYLETLAKREGKLTSRHQ, from the coding sequence TTGAGCGTCGCGAGCGTCCGGAGGACGGACTTGCGCTACCGGATCGGGCTCAACCTCCGGGCCGTCGTGGGCCGTTCCTATCCCCGGATCGTCGGCGCGAACCGCGAACCGTCGTGGATATTCTTCGAGGCCCTCCTCCCGCTCCTCGGGATTGCGGCGTACGTGTTCATCTACCAGTTCTTCGGGAACCAGGCCCTCGCGGTGATCAACAAGGCGACGCTGACTGCGCCCTTCGGGATGTGCGGGAGCAACCCGTGCGCCGACGCCGCGCAGCAAGCCCAGTACGCCGCGGCCGTCCACTCGAACACGAACGCGCTCGTCGCGTCGGTCGTGCTCGGCGGCACGATGGTCGCGTTCTGGCTGAACGTCCTCTGGTCCATGGCGAGCCAGCTCTACTGGGAGAAGGAGATCGGGAACCTCCAGCTCTACATGATGGCGCCGATGAACCGGATGGCCCTCCTCGGAGGCATGGCCGTCGGCGGCATGGTCATGACGTCGATGCGCGCCGTCTCGACGCTCATCGCCGGCGTCTTCGTCTTCGGCGTCATCTTCCAAGTCGCGAATCCGTTGATGCTCCTCGCGGTCTTCTTCGCGACCCTGATCGCCCTGTATGGGCTCGGGATGATGTTCGCCTCCCTCTACCTTTTGTGGGGCCGGGAGGCATGGAATCTGTCGGCCCTGATGGAGGAGCCGATCTTCTTCTCGAGCGGCTTTTACTTCCCACTTGGCGGGTTATTCCGGATTCCCGGCTGGGGACCGGCCGTCGCGATCGCGGGATCCTTCATCCCCGCTTCAATCGGGCTCGACGCGCTGCGGCAGCTCACCCTGGGTTCGACCGCTTTCGGAGGTTCGCTCTGGATCTTCAACGTCACGACGGAACTCGAGATTCTTGTCGGTATGGCGGTGTTGTTCTTGATCCTCGCAAGGTACTGCCTCGCATACCTAGAGACGCTCGCGAAGCGAGAGGGGAAGCTGACCTCACGGCATCAATGA
- a CDS encoding ATP-binding cassette domain-containing protein, translating to MTYAVETRDLTRIFAGKKKRRFRRKAGSNGSEDSLGPVTALDGVSLGIKEGELFGMLGPNGAGKTTLIKILATLLLPTAGQAFVAGHDVAKDPFPIRQRINMVSGGETSGYGLLTARENIWMFSQFYGVPSKVSKERIDELMHVFGLWDKRDAKVRMLSTGQRQKMNMIRGFVTDPDILFLDEPTLGLDVNAARVIREYVMNWVRKRAGKTVLLTSHYMAEADQMCDRIAIIDKGRILACDTPANLKRMIRTETTFQLEVDTIRDTTYFVGLPGVKNFSHKDDISKNRSHLTFILEDEGPVAEILSSITSQGAKVHSLQKSEPTLEDVFISMVGRGLD from the coding sequence ATGACGTACGCCGTCGAGACGCGCGACCTGACCCGGATCTTCGCCGGGAAGAAGAAGCGCCGGTTCCGCCGCAAGGCAGGCTCGAACGGGAGCGAGGATTCGCTCGGCCCCGTCACCGCCCTCGATGGCGTGTCGTTGGGCATCAAGGAAGGGGAGCTGTTCGGAATGCTCGGGCCGAACGGCGCCGGCAAGACGACGCTCATCAAGATCCTCGCGACCCTGCTGCTCCCGACGGCGGGACAGGCGTTCGTTGCGGGTCACGACGTGGCGAAGGATCCGTTCCCGATCCGACAGCGGATCAACATGGTCTCCGGCGGCGAGACGTCCGGATACGGCTTGCTGACCGCGCGCGAGAACATCTGGATGTTCTCCCAGTTCTACGGCGTCCCGAGCAAGGTCTCCAAAGAGCGGATCGACGAGCTGATGCACGTCTTCGGACTGTGGGACAAGCGTGACGCCAAGGTGCGCATGCTGTCGACGGGTCAGAGGCAGAAGATGAACATGATCCGCGGTTTCGTCACGGATCCCGATATCCTCTTCCTCGACGAACCGACGCTGGGCCTCGACGTGAACGCGGCGCGCGTGATCCGGGAGTACGTCATGAACTGGGTCCGAAAGAGGGCCGGCAAGACGGTCCTCCTGACCTCCCACTACATGGCGGAAGCGGACCAGATGTGCGACCGGATCGCGATCATCGACAAAGGGCGCATCCTGGCGTGCGACACCCCCGCCAACCTGAAGCGGATGATCCGCACGGAGACGACCTTCCAGCTCGAAGTGGACACGATCCGGGACACGACGTATTTCGTCGGCCTCCCCGGCGTCAAGAACTTTTCCCACAAAGATGACATCTCGAAGAACCGTTCCCACCTCACGTTCATCCTCGAGGACGAAGGGCCGGTCGCGGAGATCTTGAGCTCGATCACGTCGCAGGGCGCGAAGGTCCACTCCTTGCAGAAGTCCGAGCCGACCCTGGAGGACGTTTTCATCAGCATGGTCGGGAGGGGCCTCGATTGA